A part of Arachis hypogaea cultivar Tifrunner chromosome 12, arahy.Tifrunner.gnm2.J5K5, whole genome shotgun sequence genomic DNA contains:
- the LOC112727666 gene encoding cytochrome P450 93A3: MEEFQEYIQLFLIWLISTIVIRAILIRHHNNGDQHHQNPPNPPALPIIGHLHLISSLQHQTLHNLSARYGPIFQIFLGSFPCVVVSAPEIAKEFLKTHDSSFSGRFVKSSAQYYMTYGLKGLVLTPYGSYFKFMKKLCMAELLGKRTLDQLLPLRREETLRFLKLLQKKGEAGEAVDVSGEIITLTNSVISRMTMSVRCCAEGGGSLVDSEEIRKMVKDITEAARKFNNVLDFIWLFKNWDLHGINKRAKEIKERFDSMMERVIREHELARKKMKKEGVDAGGRVKDLLDILLDILEDNKKIDEIQLTKENIKAFILDIFVAGTDTSAINIEWALAELINNPNVMEKARKEIDLVTANNRLVQESDLANLPYLQAIVKETLRLHPVIPLLARQSTSKTSVNVCGYEIVSKSILFINLWSMGRNPKIWENPLEFMPERFIDEERQLLDLRGQNFQLLPFGTGRRVCPGASLALLTVPSTLAAMIQCSEWKVDGNFSMEEQPHSGVTLARAHPLICVPVPRFHQLSYLGEN, from the exons ATGGAAGAATTCCAAGAGTACATTcaactttttttaatttggcTAATCTCCACAATTGTGATTCGAGCTATTCTCATAAGACACCACAACAATGGCGACCAACATCATCAAAATCCACCAAACCCACCAGCACTACCCATCATTGGACACCTTCACCTAATCTCTTCATTACAACATCAAACCTTGCACAATCTCTCAGCCCGCTATGGACCCATCTTTCAAATCTTTCTCGGCTCATTCCCTTGTGTAGTAGTTTCTGCGCCAGAAATCGCCAAAGAATTTCTCAAAACTCATGATTCTTCTTTCTCTGGCCGTTTCGTGAAGTCGAGCGCACAATATTACATGACTTATGGCTTAAAGGGGCTGGTACTCACCCCTTACGGAAGCTACTTCAAGTTCATGAAGAAGCTCTGCATGGCAGAGCTTCTTGGCAAAAGAACCCTAGACCAACTTCTTCCTTTAAGACGTGAAGAAACTCTGAGGTTcctcaaactcttgcagaagaaaGGGGAAGCTGGAGAAGCTGTTGATGTTAGTGGTGAAATCATTACTCTCACTAATAGTGTCATTTCAAGAATGACAATGAGCGTAAGGTGTTGCGCAGAAGGAGGCGGCAGTTTAGTTGACAGTGAAGAAATAAGAAAGATGGTGAAAGACATTACCGAGGCTGCTAGAAAGTTTAATAATGTTTTAGATTTTATTTGGTTATTTAAGAATTGGGACTTGCATGGGATAAATAAGAGGGCTAAGGAGATTAAGGAGAGATTTGATTCAATGATGGAGAGAGTCATTAGGGAGCATGAATTGGccaggaagaaaatgaagaaagaaggaGTAGATGCAGGTGGGAGAGTGAAGGATCTACTTGATATTTTGCTGGACATACTTGAAGATAATAAGAAAATTGATGAGATACAATTAACTAAAGAGAATATCAAGGCTTTCATCTTG GACATATTCGTGGCAGGAACTGACACATCAGCTATAAACATCGAATGGGCTCTAGCAGAATTGATCAACAACCCGAATGTGATggaaaaagcaagaaaagaaatcgATTTGGTAACTGCAAACAATAGATTAGTACAAGAGTCAGATCTCGCTAATCTTCCTTATTTACAAGCCATAGTTAAAGAAACCCTAAGACTTCACCCTGTAATTCCACTTCTAGCAAGACAATCAACCTCTAAGACATCTGTTAATGTTTGTGGCTATGAAATTGTATCAAAGtccatattatttattaatttatggtCTATGGGTAGAAACCCCAAGATTTGGGAGAATCCACTTGAGTTTATGCCTGAGAGGTTCATTGATGAAGAAAGACAATTATTAGATTTGAGgggtcaaaattttcaattattacCATTTGGGACTGGAAGAAGAGTGTGTCCTGGAGCTTCACTAGCACTTCTAACTGTACCCAGTACTCTTGCTGCTATGATTCAGTGCTCTGAATGGAAGGTTGATGGGAATTTTAGTATGGAAGAGCAACCTCATAGTGGCGTCACACTTGCTAGGGCTCATCCTTTAATTTGTGTTCCTGTGCCTCGCTTTCATCAATTGAGCTATCTTGGagaaaattag